From Curtobacterium sp. SGAir0471, the proteins below share one genomic window:
- the rbfA gene encoding 30S ribosome-binding factor RbfA, whose translation MADPQRARKMADRIKEVVARRLDKGLRDPRLGFVTITDVRVTGDLQHASVFYTVYGSDEERADSAAALKAATGMLRSEVGKNITARLTPSLEFIADALPETSAHMEDLLVQAQQRDAQVRAASAGAQYAGDADPYKHDDQDEERGERA comes from the coding sequence ATGGCCGATCCGCAGCGCGCGCGCAAGATGGCGGACCGCATCAAGGAAGTCGTCGCACGGCGGCTCGACAAGGGGCTGCGTGACCCGCGCCTCGGCTTCGTCACCATCACCGACGTCCGTGTGACCGGCGACCTGCAGCACGCGTCGGTGTTCTACACGGTCTACGGCTCCGACGAGGAGCGCGCCGACTCCGCCGCTGCGCTCAAGGCCGCGACCGGCATGCTCCGGAGCGAGGTCGGCAAGAACATCACCGCACGGCTCACCCCGTCGCTCGAGTTCATCGCCGACGCGCTGCCGGAGACGTCGGCGCACATGGAGGACCTGCTCGTCCAGGCCCAGCAGCGCGACGCGCAGGTGCGTGCCGCGTCGGCCGGGGCGCAGTACGCCGGTGACGCCGACCCGTACAAGCACGACGACCAGGACGAGGAGCGCGGCGAGCGCGCCTGA